One Chaetodon auriga isolate fChaAug3 chromosome 14, fChaAug3.hap1, whole genome shotgun sequence genomic window carries:
- the begain gene encoding brain-enriched guanylate kinase-associated protein isoform X3 produces MRRKAYKRSFHDHKDDLRKRLSYTTHKLEMVETEFDSTRQYLETELRRAQEELEKFTEKLRRIQSSYAALQRINQDLEDKMHRTSHHHEEEKRALSREIIVLNNHLMEAKITINKLREDNDLYRKDCNLAAQLLQCSKSHYRAHKMSELPLDFQERISSHMEKHNRGSGATMAMCHSNYSDAVPTAIIAKVLEKPEPGSSCPVTRSPSPQPQDGDFLTGTGSTDNLNRRISYKSSDLYCSDTALYCPERWQDTERRQSVDLHGTSLLQLHAQNSTDSNPDEEAYHSGSFSHHEPPSAFHHHDEFGTGSLPASSSYSSFSLASDEKGGISGGCGRTASSTLSSSHQGLYMDWRDSGSGDYGRKSMSSYDKDSTSFPKSLSIQHMVTPRSPQKATSPAYTRTASCFSEPYHSSNPRLASSHSMGSTTGLGQARGGVVDSRGDVQVPEDDLSSRWRQLSVEDINTFSSSYRDITGRVSPYSFSERHFAMGPSSKAKGSLYSSFQEGDDVFHSRVLDQCFAVGPPSPSRSPKPMEHRKQEKTSVLYRAKDDSQDSECSLFLSGSSKDKDSSGGATAASSAKKDYVNLSADSSAESLHQSSLEASSLQHYPSPRPSVRPRPSSSSALSVGPALPKKTSPRYQKFGSTGLTRKDSLTKAQLYGTLLN; encoded by the exons CTCTTTCCACGACCACAAGGATGATCTCCGTAAGCGCCTGTCGTACACCACACACAAACTAGAGATGGTGGAGACGGAGTTTGATTCCACTCGGCAGTACCTGGAGACAGAGCTGCGCCGGGCCCAGGAGGAACTGGAGAAATTTACAGAGAAACtacgcag gATTCAGAGTAGCTATGCAGCTCTTCAGAGGATCAACCAGGATTTGGAGGACAAGATGCACAGGACG TCCCACCAccatgaagaggagaagagagccCTCAGCCGAGAAATCATCGTCCTCAACAACCACCTCATGGAGGCGAAGATCACCATCAATAAACTCAGAGAGGACAAT gACCTGTACAGGAAAGACTGCAACCTGgcagcacagctgctgcagtgctccAAGTCTCACTACAGAGCACACAAGATGTCTGAG CTGCCACTGGATTTCCAGGAACGCATCAGTTCCCACATGGAGAAACATAATCGGGGTAGCGGAGCCACGATGGCGATGTGCCACTCCAATTACTCTGACGCCGTGCCCACAGCCATAATTGCCAAAGTCCTGGAAAAGCCAGAACCAGGAAGCAGTTGCCCTGTAACACGCTCACCCAGCCCGCAGCCACAGGATGGAGACTTTCTTACAGGAACAGGAAGCACTGATAACCTGAACCGCCGTATTTCCTATAAGTCATCGGATCTGTACTGCAGCGACACGGCTCTCTACTGCCCTGAACGATGGCAAGATACAGAGCGCAGGCAGAGCGTTGACCTCCACGGCACCAGCCTGCTCCAGCTTCATGCCCAGAACTCCACTGACAGCAACCCAGATGAAGAGGCCTACCACTCTGGAAGCTTCTCCCACCACGAGCCTCCGTCTGCCTTCCACCACCACGATGAGTTCGGCACCGGTAGCCTCCCCGCCTCCAGTTCCTACTCCAGCTTCAGCCTCGCATCAGACGAGAAGGGAGGAATTAGTGGCGGTTGTGGGCGCACTGCCAGCAGCACCTTATCCTCTTCCCACCAGGGTCTCTATATGGACTGGCGAGACAGTGGCAGTGGGGACTATGGGCGCAAAAGCATGTCCTCTTatgacaaagacagcacaagCTTCCCCAAGTCCCTCAGCATCCAGCACATGGTGACCCCCAGGAGCCCGCAGAAAGCCACCTCACCAGCGTACACAAGGACGGCTTCATGCTTCAGTGAGCCATACCATTCCAGCAACCCCCGCCTGGCCTCCTCTCACAGCATGGGGTCAACAACCGGACTGGGCCAGGCTCGAGGAGGGGTTGTGGACAGCCGAGGTGACGTCCAGGTCCCTGAGGATGACCTGAGCAGCCGCTGGAGACAGCTCAGCGTGGAAGACATCAACACCTTCTCTTCTTCCTACCGTGACATCACGGGGCGGGTCTCTCCGTATAGTTTCTCTGAGCGCCACTTTGCCATGGGCCCCTCCAGTAAGGCCAAGGGGTCTCTCTACAGCAGCTTCCAAGAAGGAGATGACGTCTTCCACAGCCGTGTGCTGGACCAGTGTTTCGCTGTGGGTCCCCCTTCGCCCAGCCGCAGTCCGAAACCGATGGAGCATCGTAAGCAGGAGAAAACTTCTGTGCTGTATCGAGCCAAGGATGACAGTCAGGACTCCGAGTGCAGTCTGTTCCTCTCAGGGAGCTCTAAAGACAAGGATAGCAGCGGGGGAGCAACAGCGGCAAGCAGTGCCAAGAAGGACTACGTAAATCTGAGTGCAGACAGCTCGGCCGAGTCCTTACACCAAAGCTCCCTCGAAGCCTCAAGTCTTCAACACTACCCCAGCCCCAGGCCGAGCGTCCGGCCTCGCCCGAGCTCCAGCTCCGCTCTCAGCGTCGGCCCCGCCCTCCCAAAGAAGACATCTCCAAGATACCAAAAATTTGGCAGCACAGGACTGACAAGGAAGGACAGTTTGACCAAGGCACAGCTATACGGTACACTGCTGAACTGA
- the begain gene encoding brain-enriched guanylate kinase-associated protein isoform X2 — MKKIYIGKTALKTQRNGCKHQKRSSFHDHKDDLRKRLSYTTHKLEMVETEFDSTRQYLETELRRAQEELEKFTEKLRRIQSSYAALQRINQDLEDKMHRTSHHHEEEKRALSREIIVLNNHLMEAKITINKLREDNDLYRKDCNLAAQLLQCSKSHYRAHKMSELPLDFQERISSHMEKHNRGSGATMAMCHSNYSDAVPTAIIAKVLEKPEPGSSCPVTRSPSPQPQDGDFLTGTGSTDNLNRRISYKSSDLYCSDTALYCPERWQDTERRQSVDLHGTSLLQLHAQNSTDSNPDEEAYHSGSFSHHEPPSAFHHHDEFGTGSLPASSSYSSFSLASDEKGGISGGCGRTASSTLSSSHQGLYMDWRDSGSGDYGRKSMSSYDKDSTSFPKSLSIQHMVTPRSPQKATSPAYTRTASCFSEPYHSSNPRLASSHSMGSTTGLGQARGGVVDSRGDVQVPEDDLSSRWRQLSVEDINTFSSSYRDITGRVSPYSFSERHFAMGPSSKAKGSLYSSFQEGDDVFHSRVLDQCFAVGPPSPSRSPKPMEHRKQEKTSVLYRAKDDSQDSECSLFLSGSSKDKDSSGGATAASSAKKDYVNLSADSSAESLHQSSLEASSLQHYPSPRPSVRPRPSSSSALSVGPALPKKTSPRYQKFGSTGLTRKDSLTKAQLYGTLLN; from the exons CTCTTTCCACGACCACAAGGATGATCTCCGTAAGCGCCTGTCGTACACCACACACAAACTAGAGATGGTGGAGACGGAGTTTGATTCCACTCGGCAGTACCTGGAGACAGAGCTGCGCCGGGCCCAGGAGGAACTGGAGAAATTTACAGAGAAACtacgcag gATTCAGAGTAGCTATGCAGCTCTTCAGAGGATCAACCAGGATTTGGAGGACAAGATGCACAGGACG TCCCACCAccatgaagaggagaagagagccCTCAGCCGAGAAATCATCGTCCTCAACAACCACCTCATGGAGGCGAAGATCACCATCAATAAACTCAGAGAGGACAAT gACCTGTACAGGAAAGACTGCAACCTGgcagcacagctgctgcagtgctccAAGTCTCACTACAGAGCACACAAGATGTCTGAG CTGCCACTGGATTTCCAGGAACGCATCAGTTCCCACATGGAGAAACATAATCGGGGTAGCGGAGCCACGATGGCGATGTGCCACTCCAATTACTCTGACGCCGTGCCCACAGCCATAATTGCCAAAGTCCTGGAAAAGCCAGAACCAGGAAGCAGTTGCCCTGTAACACGCTCACCCAGCCCGCAGCCACAGGATGGAGACTTTCTTACAGGAACAGGAAGCACTGATAACCTGAACCGCCGTATTTCCTATAAGTCATCGGATCTGTACTGCAGCGACACGGCTCTCTACTGCCCTGAACGATGGCAAGATACAGAGCGCAGGCAGAGCGTTGACCTCCACGGCACCAGCCTGCTCCAGCTTCATGCCCAGAACTCCACTGACAGCAACCCAGATGAAGAGGCCTACCACTCTGGAAGCTTCTCCCACCACGAGCCTCCGTCTGCCTTCCACCACCACGATGAGTTCGGCACCGGTAGCCTCCCCGCCTCCAGTTCCTACTCCAGCTTCAGCCTCGCATCAGACGAGAAGGGAGGAATTAGTGGCGGTTGTGGGCGCACTGCCAGCAGCACCTTATCCTCTTCCCACCAGGGTCTCTATATGGACTGGCGAGACAGTGGCAGTGGGGACTATGGGCGCAAAAGCATGTCCTCTTatgacaaagacagcacaagCTTCCCCAAGTCCCTCAGCATCCAGCACATGGTGACCCCCAGGAGCCCGCAGAAAGCCACCTCACCAGCGTACACAAGGACGGCTTCATGCTTCAGTGAGCCATACCATTCCAGCAACCCCCGCCTGGCCTCCTCTCACAGCATGGGGTCAACAACCGGACTGGGCCAGGCTCGAGGAGGGGTTGTGGACAGCCGAGGTGACGTCCAGGTCCCTGAGGATGACCTGAGCAGCCGCTGGAGACAGCTCAGCGTGGAAGACATCAACACCTTCTCTTCTTCCTACCGTGACATCACGGGGCGGGTCTCTCCGTATAGTTTCTCTGAGCGCCACTTTGCCATGGGCCCCTCCAGTAAGGCCAAGGGGTCTCTCTACAGCAGCTTCCAAGAAGGAGATGACGTCTTCCACAGCCGTGTGCTGGACCAGTGTTTCGCTGTGGGTCCCCCTTCGCCCAGCCGCAGTCCGAAACCGATGGAGCATCGTAAGCAGGAGAAAACTTCTGTGCTGTATCGAGCCAAGGATGACAGTCAGGACTCCGAGTGCAGTCTGTTCCTCTCAGGGAGCTCTAAAGACAAGGATAGCAGCGGGGGAGCAACAGCGGCAAGCAGTGCCAAGAAGGACTACGTAAATCTGAGTGCAGACAGCTCGGCCGAGTCCTTACACCAAAGCTCCCTCGAAGCCTCAAGTCTTCAACACTACCCCAGCCCCAGGCCGAGCGTCCGGCCTCGCCCGAGCTCCAGCTCCGCTCTCAGCGTCGGCCCCGCCCTCCCAAAGAAGACATCTCCAAGATACCAAAAATTTGGCAGCACAGGACTGACAAGGAAGGACAGTTTGACCAAGGCACAGCTATACGGTACACTGCTGAACTGA